The Capsicum annuum cultivar UCD-10X-F1 chromosome 1, UCD10Xv1.1, whole genome shotgun sequence sequence ATGACGTCATCATCTAGGGTTTTCGGAAACTATTGCCGAACTCTAATGGCGGCTGCTAAGAGCTCCACTGAAGCTCCGGCCACCGCCGCTAATGCTACTAGTGCGGCGGCGGGAAAAGGTCGTACTAGAGGGATACTGAAGCCACTACCGATTTCACCAGCACTAGGTAAATTTGTTGGTGCTTCGGAGATCTCACGTACTGATGCTGTTAAGAAAGTTTGGGATTACATCAAAACCAATAATCTTCAGGTAGAGTTTATGCTTCTTtgtttatatgcattatttttggGATTCTTAGTTACTTATGATAGTGAATAAACCTTTGCATGTTGATATTATTACTCTATGGAATAGTAAAGTTAAGGTAAATGTGAAATCTTCTTAGTATGGTTTTCGAGTTTAATAGCTGAGCTATCAGGTGTGCGAGTTTTCCTAGCTCAACTATCACtgaactatttatcaaaacacatcCTGAATATTAATTGCTTACTTTTTGTACATGAACGAGGGTGATATGATATTTCAGGTAGGAAAAGTGAAAAATTGATAGTTGGGGTGTGTTTCAATAAAAAGTTGATGATAGATTAAACCTTTGCATGTTGGCAGAAATGTAAGGGGAAATGTTGTTAAAATGAATGTGAAATCTTCGTTTAGGCTATAAAATTGCGAGCTAATGGTGaaatcttgttttcttgaatttcatATCTGAACTATTCGGTGTGCGAGTTTCCTACCTGAACTAT is a genomic window containing:
- the LOC107850084 gene encoding upstream activation factor subunit UAF30, which translates into the protein MTSSSRVFGNYCRTLMAAAKSSTEAPATAANATSAAAGKGRTRGILKPLPISPALGKFVGASEISRTDAVKKVWDYIKTNNLQNPANKKEINCDAKLKTIFAGKDKVGFLEIAKLLSSHFQKAS